A genomic segment from Daphnia pulex isolate KAP4 chromosome 5, ASM2113471v1 encodes:
- the LOC124194017 gene encoding uncharacterized protein LOC124194017 gives MSKMQMWLLLATASCVIALSTARQAPIRNPDESNRNSGYNNDYNRPTNNRPNYNRPTYNNNNYQRPSVPMELHFNFTLPENGLPAIKLNMGAVSQYLDEMYKKISYMNSSSVPSKIKKTLLVNIKNPNKPVRPIPAEVFAAGLPRGALIPGDVVKPCRKFIISTCNILCTVQQTSCRSICDGRVDCLAGCETSLRTCASFCDSTFSQMDIKLAEAANALKDQIEQIDSVVQIASKVPLIDEFQNEIPNFKFYLPKCLQNCGSNATCTNQCHYICHSVLEKPIAQYAQTQYSPVNYARPNVPALPSGYPVGSGIREGDGSDVNDELLKDDDTENEKR, from the exons ATGTCAAAG ATGCAGATGTGGCTCTTGTTGGCAACGGCCAGTTGTGTGATTGCTCTATCGACTGCCCGACAAGCTCCTATCCGCAATCCAGATGAATCCAACAGAAACAGCGGTTACAACAATGACTACAACAGGCCCACCAATAACCGACCCAATTATAACCGGCCCACCTATAACAATAACAACTATCAGAGGCCTTCTGTTCCAATGGAGTTGCACTTTAATTTCACATTGCCCGAAAATGGACTGCCAGCTATCAAATTGAATATGGGCGCGGTGTCGCAGTACTTGGACGAAATGTATAAGAAGATTTCCTACATGAACAGTTCGTCTGTTCCttcgaaaatcaagaaaactCTGCTCGTCAATATCAAGAACCCCAACAAACCAGTCAGACCCATTCCGGCCGAAGTCTTTGCCGCCGGTTTGCCAAGAGGAGCCTTGATTCCGGGTGATGTCGTCAAGCCGTGCCGCAAATTCATCATCTCCACCTGTAACATCCTGTGCACGGTGCAGCAGACCAGCTGCCGTTCAATTTGCGATGGCCGAGTCGACTGTCTCGCAGGCTGTGAAACGAGTCTTAGAACTTGCGCCAGCTTCTGCGATTCGACTTTCAGTCAGATGGATATCAAATTGGCAGAGGCTGCAAACGCCCTCAAGGACCAAATTGAACAAATTGATAGTGTAGTACAAATCGCGAGTAAAGTACCACTGATTGATGaattccaaaatgaaattccaaaCTTCAAGTTTTACTTGCCAAAGTGTCTTCAAAATTGTGGCTCCAACGCAACTTGCACCAACCAATGTCATTATATCTGTCACAGCGTATTGGAAAAGCCCATTGCACAGTACGCTCAGACTCAGTATTCACCGGTTAATTATGCACGTCCTAACGTTCCTGCTCTTCCAAGTGGCTACCCAGTTGGTTCAGGAATAAGAGAAGGTGATGGTTCCGATGTCAACGATGAGCTGCTGAAAGATGATGacacagaaaatgaaaaacgctAA
- the LOC124194021 gene encoding LIM domain-binding protein 3-like, whose amino-acid sequence MNKVILLAAGFFACLGQLSTSLFVGGQTLGPPPPVPDIRQLLYAPVSAALASGTTVTAAAAANPAAVVNPNPCYSLDAQYPDRPCSPPQQMPNPEYLPTPTLAPYYQPQVVQPVPQFAPAAPAFQPRPAVNFTPYPYLNVKQLEDDRTPITPEDEVPSQYV is encoded by the exons ATGAATAAG GTAATTTTACTTGCTGCTGGGTTTTTCGCCTGTCTTGGTCAGCTTTCGACCTCTCTATTTGTTGGAGGACAAACTCTGGGACCACCGCCACCTGTTCCGGATATTCGACAATTACTTTATGCTCCAGTATCCGCAGCACTGGCTAGCGGAACGACGgttacagcagcagcggcggccaaTCCAGCTGCAGTGGTCAATCCGAATCCGTGCTATTCTTTGGATGCTCAGTACCCTGATCGCCCTTGTAGTCCACCTCAACAGATGCCCAATCCGGAATACTTACCTACGCCAACTTTGGCACCTTATTACCAACCGCAGGTTGTCCAGCCGGTACCGCAGTTTGCGCCTGCAGCTCCTGCTTTTCAACCAAGGCCAGCTGTTAATTTTACACCTTATCCATACTTGAATGTCAAGCAATTAGAAGACg aTCGGACTCCAATTACGCCCGAGGATGAAGTTCCATCGCAATACGTTTAA
- the LOC124194019 gene encoding uncharacterized protein LOC124194019 — translation MAIAKLFLCLTTLVILAAIPASCAPQLWNFGWPSSQQESIPRLPARAFMPAEAGPNSRPLSFMPSPLSPSVPMPTVAASPQRQVPVAQQPRKLEKQDTVPESRLFIGPTTPVSITKQDEVVVTTTANPVPVVTTPELSQPIDAVKTASTTAAVPRVVVTTIPPPTAANAVTELFSEQNLMDFIPAGVAALGAALGRDGCYLKAACLAGRLVPASLHGQGMMLLAAESLVPAQWKEVFRAAKSSMMDRKSQDCSSFTCF, via the exons ATGGCTATTGCAAAACTGTTTCTTTGCCTTACGACACTGGTCATTCTGGCGGCCATTCCGGCCTCTTGCGCCCCTCAACTCTGGAACTTTGGATGGCCCAGTAGTCAGCAAGAATCCATTCCACGTCTTCCAGCCAGAGCATTCATGCCGGCTGAAGCTGGACCTAACAGCAGGCCTCTATCTTTTATGCCGAGTCCGTTGTCACCATCAGTGCCAATGCCAACAGTCGCAGCTTCACCACAACGACAAGTTCCTGTTGCGCAACAACCACGAAAATTGGAGAAACAAGACACGGTCCCCGAATCCCGTCTCTTCATCGGACCGACCACGCCTGTCTCCATCACCA aACAGGATGAAGTAGTGGTGACAACAACAGCTAACCCTGTTCCTGTGGTTACTACCCCCGAGTTGAGCCAACCGATCGATGCGGTGAAGACAGCATCGACGACAGCAGCAGTGCCAAGAGTTGTCGTCACAACGATTCCACCACCTACTGCTGCTAATGCGGTCACAGAATTGTTTAGCGAACAAAATCTGATGGATTTCATCCCAGCCGGAGTTGCTGCTTTGGGAGCTGCTTTGGGACGTGACGGATGCTATCTGAAAGCTGCGTGTCTTGCAGGAAGACTAGTTCCAGCATCCCTGCACGGACAGGGCATGATGTTGCT AGCTGCCGAATCTCTGGTTCCTGCCCAATGGAAAGAAGTCTTCCGGGCTGCCAAATCCAGCATGATGGACAGAAAATCACAAGACTGCAGCAgtttcacttgtttttaa